In Candidatus Sysuiplasma jiujiangense, the genomic window ACCGAAGTTGCTCCCGGAATATTCAGATACGGTAAAATGGGCATACAGCACGTGATTGCAGTAGTATCCGGAAAGGGAGGAGTGGGCAAATCACTGACTACCGGGCTCATTGCAGCCGAGCTTTGGAGAGAAGGTTTTTCGGTGGGGATACTGGATGCCGACATAACGGGACCGAGCATGGCGAAAATAATGGGTGTCGGCGGAAGGGCAAGGGCAACGGAAAAGATGCTGATTCCATCTGAAACAGCGGAAGGCATAAAACTCATCTCGATGAACCTGGTTCTCGAAAGGCAGACACAGGCGGTAGTATGGCGCGGACCTCTTGTCACCCGTGCAATTAACCAGCTCTATTCGCAAACTGACTGGGGAAACCTGCACTTTCTTCTCCTGGATCTCCCGCCGGGGACAAGCGATGCGCAGCTCACTGTATTTCAGTCCATACCGCTTGACGGCATAGTGGTCGTGAGCACACCCCAGTCACTAGCGCACATGATTGTTGAAAAGGCACTGGATATGGCAAGGGTCACCAAGATACCGGTGCTGGGCCTGGTGGAAAACATGAGCTTTATGAAATGCCCCCACTGCGGCGAGACGATAGAAATGTATCCGAGGGACGACGGCAGGGATTCAGAACTGCTGTCCGGGCTGAAAGTGCTCGGCAGGATGCCGTTTGACCCCAAGGTAGCGGTTCTGGCCGACAGAGGGCAACTCGGTAAATTCGAGTCCGAGGATGTCAGGAAGCTTGTTGAAAACCTCAGAAGGGAGATACTGAACATATCATCCGTTTCCACTGAGCCGATCGCATGGCGGAAGGAGACAGCTGCTGCCGACAGGGCTGCCTGAAAGCAGGATGGAAGCAGAATTACAT contains:
- a CDS encoding P-loop NTPase; amino-acid sequence: MDEKQIMEALRPVKDPEIGISIVDLNMVRGIHFQGTRVTIEIALTVQGCPLQKTIESDVRSIIMQQPGIDGVDIKLGVMTREEQFRLSEDLRRIRKQSKPEGATEVAPGIFRYGKMGIQHVIAVVSGKGGVGKSLTTGLIAAELWREGFSVGILDADITGPSMAKIMGVGGRARATEKMLIPSETAEGIKLISMNLVLERQTQAVVWRGPLVTRAINQLYSQTDWGNLHFLLLDLPPGTSDAQLTVFQSIPLDGIVVVSTPQSLAHMIVEKALDMARVTKIPVLGLVENMSFMKCPHCGETIEMYPRDDGRDSELLSGLKVLGRMPFDPKVAVLADRGQLGKFESEDVRKLVENLRREILNISSVSTEPIAWRKETAAADRAA